One Halobaculum sp. CBA1158 DNA segment encodes these proteins:
- a CDS encoding adenylate kinase family protein, whose product MTGASDGADGGRSDDDRGGDGRDSDDDHGGDGRDADGSPVHRLAVTGTPGTGKTTATDLLAGEREVEVVHLNDLIREEGLYAERDEERDSLVADLDAVADRLGDWTGVVDSHLAHHLDADRVAVLRCRPDVLERRLIERGEGEASARENRESEALDVILGEAVERFGEERVYEIDTTDRDAERVAAELGGVLDGDREPSAGEVDFVEYL is encoded by the coding sequence GTGACGGGCGCGAGCGACGGAGCCGACGGCGGCCGAAGCGACGACGATCGCGGCGGCGACGGCCGCGATTCGGACGACGATCACGGCGGCGACGGCCGCGATGCGGACGGTAGCCCCGTCCACCGCCTCGCGGTCACGGGTACCCCCGGAACCGGGAAGACGACGGCGACGGACCTGCTCGCCGGCGAGCGAGAGGTCGAGGTGGTTCACCTCAACGACCTGATCCGCGAGGAGGGACTGTACGCCGAGCGCGACGAGGAGCGCGACTCCCTGGTCGCAGATCTGGACGCCGTCGCCGACCGCCTCGGCGACTGGACGGGCGTCGTCGACTCCCACCTCGCGCACCACCTCGACGCCGACCGCGTCGCCGTCCTGCGGTGTCGACCTGACGTGCTCGAGCGGCGGCTGATCGAGCGCGGAGAGGGCGAGGCGAGCGCGCGGGAGAACCGCGAGAGCGAGGCGCTCGACGTGATCCTCGGCGAGGCGGTCGAGCGGTTCGGCGAGGAGCGGGTGTACGAGATCGACACGACCGACCGCGACGCCGAGCGGGTCGCGGCCGAACTGGGCGGCGTGCTCGACGGCGACCGCGAGCCGTCGGCCGGCGAGGTCGACTTCGTGGAGTACCTATGA
- a CDS encoding halocarboxylic acid dehydrogenase DehI family protein has translation MDTNLELHAADATGWRAGMYDDIRATFRAPVVNWIWRTATANHPDLTRYLWGQVKPAFGTRAFAEASVAYRDAVLSAVDCPRYRPGALDLAPAEVRELRGQIATFDAVAPRLAVLFELVDRATNGGDVGSGVPDDRAATEPYPAGLDADRGLDPSMVAVDAVPEGAADAVAGIRAFHGFDDDSLPSVYRCLAQWPGFLSRLWTALEPELRSDDFDAAVADAGSVVDEYVGGLAYRPALSREAVVAAGFDGDAFDDIAGLFAQFNGGPVETVIPALPVFAESVGASGPRRP, from the coding sequence ATGGACACGAACCTCGAACTCCACGCGGCCGACGCGACCGGCTGGCGCGCCGGCATGTACGACGACATCCGAGCGACGTTCCGCGCGCCGGTCGTCAACTGGATCTGGCGGACGGCGACGGCGAACCACCCGGACCTGACCCGCTATCTGTGGGGACAGGTGAAGCCCGCCTTCGGGACGCGCGCGTTCGCGGAGGCGTCGGTCGCCTACCGCGACGCGGTGCTGTCGGCCGTCGACTGCCCCCGGTACCGCCCCGGCGCTCTCGACCTCGCACCCGCCGAGGTACGGGAGCTTCGGGGGCAGATCGCCACCTTCGACGCCGTCGCCCCGCGGCTCGCGGTGCTGTTCGAGCTGGTCGACCGAGCGACGAACGGCGGCGACGTAGGGAGCGGCGTTCCCGACGACCGGGCGGCGACCGAGCCGTATCCAGCCGGTCTCGACGCCGACCGCGGGCTCGACCCCTCGATGGTCGCCGTCGACGCCGTCCCCGAGGGGGCCGCCGACGCGGTCGCGGGAATCCGGGCGTTCCACGGCTTCGACGACGACAGCCTCCCGAGCGTCTACCGCTGTCTCGCGCAATGGCCCGGCTTCCTCTCGCGGCTCTGGACCGCTCTGGAGCCCGAACTGCGATCCGACGACTTCGACGCCGCCGTCGCCGACGCGGGCAGTGTCGTCGACGAGTACGTCGGGGGACTGGCGTATCGCCCCGCTCTCTCGCGGGAGGCAGTCGTCGCCGCCGGCTTCGACGGCGACGCGTTCGACGACATCGCGGGGCTGTTCGCGCAGTTCAACGGCGGCCCCGTCGAGACGGTGATCCCGGCGCTGCCGGTGTTCGCGGAGTCGGTCGGCGCGTCCGGGCCGCGCCGGCCGTAG
- a CDS encoding GTPase yields the protein MNVRDRLTGGSAVVAARDAESTPDTTEIRRLATAAGYEVVGEVTQRREEDRRYHLGAGKARDLATTVAEAGADAVVVDGDLTPGQYTDLLEVLPPETALVDRYRLVLEIFAEGAGSPAATTQVRLATLRYELPRVRRATEESLLNAATEKGSPVLDVQRRIDGLENRLAELTDAAADRRERRREEGFDLVAVAGYTNAGKSTLLRRLADDLDVERSVDDGERPAGDGHGEHDGRDGNAGRDEHDGRDEHGLGGGDHDDVPETATTADRLFETLETTTRRATIGGRRVLVTDTVGLVADLPHDLVRSFSATLDEIAASDAVLAVVDASAAEDRLRRRVETTVGVLAGDATGPVIPVLAKADRLDDAERETAATVVADALGGVDVETRDPVAVSALDGEGVDDLRSAVCEALPSATARLDLPNTGETQALVSWLHDRGDATVRYEGDAVAVRFAGKPAVVAEARRRADDIGGDATGSTGPPE from the coding sequence GTGAACGTACGAGACAGACTCACGGGCGGGTCGGCGGTGGTCGCCGCCCGCGACGCGGAATCGACGCCCGACACGACGGAGATCCGGCGGCTCGCCACCGCCGCCGGCTACGAAGTGGTCGGCGAGGTGACACAGCGGCGCGAGGAGGACCGTCGGTACCACCTCGGTGCCGGGAAGGCGCGCGACCTCGCGACGACCGTCGCCGAGGCGGGGGCCGACGCGGTCGTCGTCGACGGGGACCTCACGCCGGGGCAGTACACGGACCTGCTGGAGGTGCTCCCGCCGGAGACGGCGCTCGTCGACCGCTACCGACTGGTGCTCGAGATATTCGCCGAGGGTGCGGGCTCGCCGGCGGCGACGACGCAGGTGCGGCTGGCGACGCTGCGCTACGAGCTTCCGCGGGTGCGGCGCGCGACCGAGGAGTCGCTGCTCAACGCCGCGACCGAGAAAGGATCGCCCGTCCTCGACGTGCAGCGGCGGATCGACGGGTTGGAGAACAGGCTGGCGGAGCTGACCGACGCCGCCGCCGACCGCCGCGAGCGACGCCGCGAGGAGGGGTTCGATCTGGTCGCGGTGGCCGGGTACACGAACGCCGGGAAGTCGACGCTGCTGCGTCGGCTCGCGGACGACCTCGACGTGGAGCGGTCCGTCGACGACGGCGAGCGTCCGGCCGGCGACGGTCACGGTGAACACGACGGACGAGACGGAAATGCCGGACGAGACGAACACGACGGACGCGACGAACACGGCCTCGGCGGCGGCGACCACGACGACGTCCCCGAGACGGCGACGACCGCAGATCGGCTGTTCGAGACGCTGGAGACGACGACGAGACGGGCGACGATCGGCGGCCGACGGGTCCTGGTCACCGACACCGTCGGGCTCGTCGCGGACCTCCCGCACGACCTCGTGCGGTCGTTCTCTGCGACGCTCGACGAGATCGCAGCGAGCGACGCGGTGCTCGCGGTGGTCGACGCGAGCGCCGCCGAGGACCGACTCAGGCGGCGGGTGGAGACGACCGTCGGCGTGCTCGCGGGCGACGCGACCGGGCCCGTGATCCCGGTCCTCGCCAAGGCCGACCGGCTGGACGACGCCGAACGAGAGACCGCCGCGACGGTCGTCGCGGACGCGCTCGGCGGCGTCGACGTGGAGACGCGCGATCCGGTAGCCGTCAGCGCGCTCGACGGCGAGGGGGTCGACGACCTCCGCTCGGCCGTGTGCGAGGCGCTCCCGTCGGCGACCGCGAGGCTCGACCTGCCGAACACGGGCGAGACGCAGGCGCTGGTCTCGTGGCTCCACGACCGCGGCGACGCGACGGTTCGCTACGAGGGAGACGCCGTCGCGGTCCGCTTCGCGGGCAAGCCGGCGGTCGTCGCGGAGGCGAGGCGGCGCGCCGACGACATCGGCGGAGACGCCACCGGTTCCACCGGACCGCCGGAGTAG
- the hisC gene encoding histidinol-phosphate transaminase, protein MNTRDLSANAPYVPGRGVEEVARDLGLDPDDLVKLSSNENPHGPSPRAAEAARAATEEAHVYPKSAHADLTERLASEWDLAPEQVWVSPGADGALDYLSRAMLDPGDRVLVPDPGFAYYPMSARYHHGEAATYPLRKADGFAQTADAVLDAYDGERIVYVTTPHNPTGTELPREELRALLAGVDEETLVVVDEAYGEYAETPSAADLLDEHENVAVTRTFSKAYGLAGLRIGYALVPEAWGEAYARVNTPFAANAVALDAALAALDDDEHVERTVETARWAREYIADELDAPTFDSAGNFVLAEVGDGAAVAERAQERGVIVRDTGSFGLPECVRISCGTEAETREAVATLNEVLADLERGAEA, encoded by the coding sequence ATGAACACGCGCGACCTCTCGGCGAACGCGCCGTACGTCCCCGGCAGGGGCGTCGAGGAGGTGGCCCGCGACCTCGGGCTCGATCCCGACGACCTGGTGAAGCTCTCCTCGAACGAGAACCCGCACGGCCCCTCGCCGAGGGCCGCCGAGGCCGCGAGGGCGGCGACCGAGGAGGCGCACGTCTACCCGAAGTCCGCGCACGCGGACCTCACCGAGCGGCTCGCGAGCGAGTGGGACCTCGCGCCCGAACAGGTGTGGGTGAGTCCCGGCGCGGACGGCGCGCTCGATTACCTCTCGCGGGCGATGTTGGATCCCGGTGACCGGGTGCTCGTTCCCGATCCCGGCTTCGCCTACTACCCGATGAGCGCCCGGTACCACCACGGCGAGGCCGCGACGTATCCGCTCCGGAAGGCCGACGGCTTCGCACAGACCGCCGACGCGGTCCTCGACGCCTACGACGGCGAGCGGATCGTCTACGTCACCACCCCCCACAACCCCACCGGCACGGAACTCCCGCGGGAGGAGCTTCGCGCCCTGCTCGCGGGCGTCGACGAGGAGACGCTCGTCGTCGTCGACGAGGCGTACGGCGAGTACGCCGAGACCCCCTCCGCGGCGGACCTGCTCGACGAGCACGAGAACGTCGCCGTCACGCGGACGTTCTCGAAGGCGTACGGCCTCGCGGGCCTGCGGATCGGCTACGCGCTCGTCCCCGAGGCGTGGGGCGAGGCGTACGCCCGCGTGAACACGCCCTTCGCGGCCAACGCCGTCGCGCTCGACGCCGCACTCGCCGCGCTCGACGACGACGAGCACGTCGAGCGAACGGTCGAGACGGCCCGGTGGGCCCGGGAGTACATCGCCGACGAACTGGACGCGCCGACGTTCGACAGCGCCGGCAACTTCGTCCTCGCCGAGGTCGGCGACGGGGCGGCCGTCGCCGAGCGCGCACAGGAACGGGGCGTCATCGTCCGCGACACCGGCTCGTTCGGCCTGCCCGAGTGCGTCCGGATCTCCTGCGGCACCGAGGCCGAGACCCGCGAGGCCGTGGCGACGCTGAACGAGGTGCTCGCGGACCTGGAACGCGGGGCCGAGGCGTGA
- a CDS encoding S8 family serine peptidase, translating to MSNHSRRRVLKAFGAAAAGVSLGAGSATASAADERFLVNLTEVSRSEIPDDVEIIHDLSKADVLVARGDQSTVGSAAATAPDVRIDRSDDGSGAVVEAEGPRASENSASHNHDGPPSNSEYQWDKRVQDLNADLTDKPGGGRSIHDVTTGEGTRIAVVDSGVYDGHPDLEGVVNEDLSTNITGDGYDFRPNGAGNHGTHVAGTIAATNSNDGPGGGVLGTAPDTELVAIRMFSGLQGYAGDGLAAWMYAAEIGCDAINYSVGYTVSDTEEYPVLLELEQIISQVATEVRSQGTVIVNSAGNASLDMDAPNQLSLPTEADGVFGVAATGPIGYGWGGKHSDNEAKWLTGNRLEEPTTEPAFYTNYGSAVDVSAAGGNADLDAIATNPNAYNDLVYSTINTTDDDGTVTSGYGWKAGTSMAAPQVAGAVALVRSLRPDATPDEVEGLIQETATMPEEGERYHGSGHLDLEALVRAAGGNGAGNGGKGKGKGNR from the coding sequence ATGTCAAACCATAGCAGGCGGCGCGTCCTGAAGGCGTTCGGGGCCGCGGCCGCAGGTGTGTCCCTGGGTGCGGGGTCGGCGACGGCGTCGGCCGCCGACGAACGGTTCCTCGTCAACCTCACCGAGGTTTCCCGAAGCGAAATCCCCGACGACGTGGAGATAATTCACGACCTCTCGAAGGCGGACGTCCTGGTGGCTCGCGGCGACCAGTCGACGGTCGGGAGCGCGGCGGCGACGGCTCCCGACGTCCGGATCGACCGGAGCGACGACGGGAGCGGCGCGGTCGTCGAGGCGGAGGGTCCCCGCGCGTCCGAAAACAGCGCGAGCCACAACCACGACGGCCCGCCGAGCAACTCGGAGTACCAGTGGGACAAGCGCGTCCAGGACCTGAACGCCGATCTCACCGACAAGCCCGGCGGCGGGCGGTCGATCCACGACGTGACGACCGGCGAGGGAACCCGCATCGCCGTCGTCGACTCCGGCGTCTACGACGGCCACCCGGACCTCGAAGGCGTCGTCAACGAGGACCTCTCGACGAACATCACCGGCGACGGCTACGACTTCCGCCCCAACGGCGCGGGCAACCACGGCACGCACGTCGCCGGCACGATCGCGGCGACGAACAGCAATGACGGCCCCGGCGGCGGCGTGCTCGGGACGGCTCCGGACACGGAACTCGTCGCGATCCGGATGTTCTCCGGGCTGCAGGGGTACGCCGGCGACGGCCTCGCGGCGTGGATGTACGCCGCCGAGATCGGCTGTGACGCCATCAACTACAGCGTCGGATACACGGTTTCGGACACCGAGGAGTACCCGGTGCTGCTCGAACTCGAGCAGATCATCAGCCAGGTCGCGACGGAGGTCCGTTCGCAGGGAACGGTCATCGTCAACTCCGCCGGCAACGCCTCCCTCGACATGGACGCGCCGAATCAACTCAGCCTCCCGACGGAGGCGGACGGCGTCTTCGGCGTCGCCGCGACCGGCCCGATCGGCTACGGCTGGGGCGGCAAGCACTCGGACAACGAGGCCAAGTGGCTGACGGGCAACCGACTGGAGGAGCCGACGACCGAGCCCGCGTTCTACACGAACTACGGCAGCGCGGTCGACGTGAGCGCGGCCGGCGGCAACGCCGACCTCGACGCGATCGCGACGAATCCGAACGCGTACAACGACCTCGTGTACTCGACGATCAACACGACCGACGACGACGGGACCGTCACCTCCGGCTACGGCTGGAAGGCCGGCACCTCGATGGCCGCCCCGCAGGTCGCGGGCGCGGTCGCGCTCGTCAGGTCGCTCCGGCCAGACGCCACCCCCGACGAGGTGGAGGGACTCATCCAGGAGACCGCCACGATGCCCGAGGAGGGCGAGCGCTACCACGGGTCGGGTCACCTCGACCTCGAGGCGCTCGTGCGTGCGGCCGGCGGCAACGGAGCCGGAAACGGCGGCAAAGGCAAGGGCAAAGGTAACAGGTAG
- a CDS encoding DUF87 domain-containing protein codes for MSDETITVADVSDGTGGESGLSAGTPISLPVVEILTGRGFITGKSGSGKSNTASVVIEKLLENSFPVLIVDSDGEYYGLKEEFEILHVGADEECDIQVSAEHAGKIASLALEENVPIILDVSGYLDEDEASELIRETARQLFAKEKKLKKPFLMLVEECHEYIPEGAGMDKTGKTLIKIGKRGRKHGLGIVGISQRPADVKKDFITQCDWLCWHRLTWDNDTKVVSRILGSEYGEAIEDMDDGEAFLMTDWAESIRRVQFHRKQTFDAGATPGLDDFERPDLKSVSGDLVSELQTITDERERTESELADLRQELDKKKQRITQLERELEEARDMSEMADTFAQALLQKADAPYRGGTGRGRGAGTAGASSASATPESDSAPEPQRRDGDAAFGERLTDDQAELHDYEADGDAVRAVAAGDARENGAAGTETAGAASADANGVEAGGDAKPSESPATETAAGDAGGDERRSTDDATTTSSATDGVVREAVPPTDGVDISPARSRSGFAEHEDAAAFLASDELRHREAVVAGFIRAIESLEAVTRGMLAAYRRAGRATPIEAHLAADGSGDRTYAYARNKVLRRAGFVDHRSEGEYAYALDRLVRQVYGDHADEQELVEVVAEIEATAGLNPERSP; via the coding sequence ATGAGCGACGAGACCATCACCGTCGCGGACGTGAGCGACGGGACCGGCGGCGAGTCCGGCCTGTCGGCGGGCACGCCCATCTCGCTCCCGGTGGTCGAGATCCTGACCGGCAGAGGATTCATTACTGGGAAAAGCGGCTCGGGAAAAAGTAACACCGCCTCGGTGGTCATCGAGAAGCTCCTCGAGAACAGCTTCCCGGTGCTGATCGTCGACAGCGACGGCGAGTACTACGGGCTGAAAGAGGAGTTCGAGATCCTCCACGTCGGCGCGGACGAGGAGTGCGACATCCAGGTCTCGGCCGAGCACGCCGGCAAGATCGCCTCCCTCGCCTTAGAGGAGAACGTCCCGATCATCCTCGACGTCTCCGGCTACCTCGACGAGGACGAGGCGTCCGAGCTGATCCGCGAGACGGCCAGACAGCTGTTCGCCAAGGAGAAGAAGCTGAAGAAGCCGTTCCTGATGCTCGTGGAGGAGTGCCACGAGTACATCCCCGAGGGCGCGGGGATGGACAAGACGGGCAAGACGCTGATCAAGATCGGCAAGCGCGGGCGCAAGCACGGCCTCGGGATCGTCGGCATCTCCCAGCGTCCGGCCGACGTGAAGAAGGACTTCATCACCCAATGCGACTGGCTCTGCTGGCACCGGCTCACCTGGGACAACGACACGAAGGTCGTCTCGCGCATCCTCGGCAGCGAGTACGGCGAGGCCATCGAGGACATGGACGACGGCGAGGCGTTCTTGATGACCGACTGGGCCGAGTCGATCAGACGGGTGCAGTTCCACCGCAAGCAGACGTTCGACGCCGGCGCGACGCCGGGTCTCGACGACTTCGAGCGCCCCGACCTCAAGTCCGTCTCCGGCGACCTCGTCTCCGAACTGCAGACGATCACCGACGAGCGCGAGCGCACGGAGTCCGAACTCGCGGACCTCCGGCAGGAACTCGACAAGAAGAAACAGCGGATCACCCAGCTCGAACGCGAACTGGAGGAGGCGCGCGACATGTCGGAGATGGCGGACACCTTCGCCCAGGCGCTGCTGCAGAAGGCCGACGCGCCGTACCGCGGAGGAACCGGTCGCGGACGCGGGGCGGGAACCGCGGGAGCGTCGTCCGCGTCGGCGACACCCGAGAGCGACTCCGCCCCTGAGCCCCAGCGCCGCGACGGCGACGCGGCGTTCGGGGAACGCCTCACCGACGACCAGGCCGAGCTCCACGACTACGAGGCGGACGGTGACGCCGTGCGGGCCGTCGCCGCCGGCGACGCGCGCGAGAACGGGGCCGCCGGCACGGAGACGGCTGGAGCCGCCAGCGCCGACGCGAACGGGGTCGAGGCCGGGGGCGATGCGAAGCCATCGGAGTCGCCAGCGACCGAGACGGCGGCGGGTGACGCCGGCGGGGACGAGAGGAGATCGACGGACGACGCTACGACGACATCCAGCGCGACGGACGGCGTCGTCCGCGAGGCGGTGCCGCCGACGGACGGTGTCGACATCTCTCCGGCGCGCTCGCGCTCGGGGTTCGCCGAGCACGAGGACGCCGCGGCGTTCCTCGCGAGCGACGAACTCCGGCACCGCGAGGCGGTCGTCGCGGGGTTCATCCGGGCGATCGAGTCGCTGGAGGCGGTGACCCGCGGGATGCTCGCGGCCTATCGTCGCGCCGGGCGGGCGACGCCGATCGAGGCGCACCTGGCGGCCGACGGGTCGGGCGACCGGACGTACGCGTACGCCCGGAACAAGGTGCTCCGGCGGGCGGGGTTCGTCGACCACCGCAGCGAGGGGGAGTACGCCTACGCGCTCGATAGGCTGGTCAGACAAGTGTACGGCGACCACGCCGACGAACAGGAACTCGTCGAGGTGGTCGCCGAGATCGAGGCGACCGCGGGCCTCAACCCGGAGCGATCGCCGTGA
- a CDS encoding CDP-alcohol phosphatidyltransferase family protein encodes MTLDGLRPLAEKGLSPFVRAADGLGLSPDGVSALAFVCAVAAGVAFGLAPPAEAPLFYVAGSALVFANGWLDLVDGALARAQGTDSSGGDLLDHVLDRYADIAVIVGLAAGIGRYGLGLAAVTGVLMTSYLGTQIQAVGIGREYGGLLGRADRLALVGLVGVVAAAVPRPLVAGLGAVGLLLALFAVVGHLTAIQRFWGAWSDLN; translated from the coding sequence ATGACGCTCGACGGACTCAGACCGCTCGCGGAGAAGGGGCTGTCGCCGTTCGTCCGCGCGGCCGACGGGCTGGGACTGTCCCCCGACGGCGTGAGCGCGCTGGCGTTCGTCTGCGCCGTCGCCGCGGGCGTCGCGTTCGGGCTCGCACCGCCGGCGGAGGCCCCCCTGTTCTACGTCGCGGGCTCGGCGCTCGTGTTCGCGAACGGCTGGCTCGACCTGGTCGACGGCGCGCTCGCGCGAGCGCAGGGCACCGACTCCTCCGGCGGCGACCTGCTGGATCACGTGCTCGACCGCTACGCCGACATCGCCGTCATCGTCGGACTCGCGGCCGGGATCGGTCGATACGGGCTCGGGCTCGCGGCGGTGACGGGCGTGTTGATGACCTCGTATCTCGGCACGCAGATCCAGGCGGTCGGCATCGGCCGCGAGTACGGTGGCCTGCTCGGGCGTGCCGACCGCCTCGCGCTCGTGGGCCTCGTCGGCGTCGTCGCCGCCGCGGTCCCCCGCCCGCTCGTGGCGGGCCTCGGCGCGGTCGGCCTGCTGCTCGCGCTGTTCGCGGTCGTCGGTCACCTTACCGCTATACAGCGGTTCTGGGGCGCGTGGAGCGATCTGAATTGA